A single genomic interval of Lathyrus oleraceus cultivar Zhongwan6 chromosome 7, CAAS_Psat_ZW6_1.0, whole genome shotgun sequence harbors:
- the LOC127105483 gene encoding zinc finger CCCH domain-containing protein 13 isoform X1, whose product MFERKQFKTRLCALYQKGRCNRLNCSFAHGNAELRRFSSSSYNGRKDYLGNDLRDKLDRRQSPPRYSPARDARGRQTIREYSPPRSPDKRSDRRHKRKQAISCQSDISVSIKVSDRNNDQVKEGKLLSSGSRNTLEDQLKKVHSDIKTLENRKFQLSVYQDESVREVDSLNSRVQELESQLSKENEEYKRITSRIRKFVRMYNHNLELQDELKRSQVRLQRFGDHLFTDISRIGASEEDLTVDIVSNGENTGFPPITKLSLEQNGGSPCRKRLHVERDSVEELKQDKSKVGHLVETERSGKRSRWSLSAKTNDKDCEEAPGNGIEVTRHLDLEGKYKKGIWNSSNNIHSEKPKESRIEVPSTSMAAHVFDEEVDIEHDNGADIIENAKTENENGVEFHAKGIPHMLIPDSIPRSNYSQFEGKRENVDVDGLNEEAAGAHMN is encoded by the exons ATGTTTGAACGGAAGCAGTTCAAGACAAGGTTATGCGCTCTCTATCAGAAAGGTCGCTGTAATCGCCTCAACTGTTCCTTTGCGCACGGGAATGCCGAGCTTCGACGTTTCTCTTCCTCATCTTATAATG GAAGGAAAGACTATTTAGGTAATGACTTGAGGGATAAACTTGACAGAAGGCAATCACCTCCAAGATATTCACCAGCTCGTGACGCAAGAGGTCGACAGACTATTCGTG AATACAGTCCACCGAGGTCTCCAGACAAAAGAAG TGACAGAAGACATAAGAGAAAACAGGCCATCAGTTGCCAAAGTGATATATCTGTAAGTATAAAAGTCTCTGATAGAAATAATGATCAAGTTAAAGAAGGGAAGCTGCTTTCTTCTGGTTCTAGAAATACTCTTGAAGATCAG CTGAAGAAAGTACATTCTGATATCAAAACTCTTGAGAACCGAAAATTCCAATTGTCG GTCTACCAAGATGAGAGTGTTCGAGAGGTGGATAGCCTTAATTCTAGAGTTCAGGAGCTTGAGTCTCAGTTAAGCAAGGAGAACGAAGAGTATAAAAG AATTACTTCAAGAATAAGGAAGTTTGTTCGAATGTATAATCATAATTTGGAGTTGCAAGATGAACTGAAGAG ATCACAGGTTCGACTCCAAAGGTTTGGAGACCACCTTTTCACAGACATTTCTAGAATTGGTGCTAGTGAGGAAGATTTAACTGTTGATATTGTAAGCAATGGTGAGAATACTGGTTTTCCTCCAATTACTAAACTTAGTTTGGAGCAGAATGGCGGATCTCCCTGCAGAAAAAGGCTGCATGTGGAACGAGATTCTGTGGAAGAGTTAAAACAAG ATAAATCAAAAGTCGGCCATTTGGTTGAAACAGAAAGAAGTGGGAAGCGTTCTCGATGGAGTTTGTCTGCTAAAACAAACGATAAGGATTGTGAGGAGGCACCAGGCAATGGAATTGAAGTTACTAGACACCTAGATCTTGAAGGAAAATATAAGAAAGGAATATGGAATTCTTCAAACAATATTCATTCAGAAAAG CCAAAGGAATCCAGGATTGAAGTGCCGTCAACCAGCATGGCAGCTCATGTGTTCGATGAGGAAGTTGATATTGAACACGATAACGGAGCGGATATCATTGAAAATGCAAAGACAGAAAATGAGAATGGAGTGGAGTTCCATGCAAAGGGAATACCTCACATGCTTATCCCAGATTCGATTCCCCGTAGCAATTATTCGCAG TTTGAGGGTAAACGCGAGAATGTGGATGTGGATGGTCTTAATGAAGAGGCAGCAGGAGCACATATGAACTAA
- the LOC127105483 gene encoding zinc finger CCCH domain-containing protein 13 isoform X2, producing the protein MGGTNTIHYYVSLVISANGRKDYLGNDLRDKLDRRQSPPRYSPARDARGRQTIREYSPPRSPDKRSDRRHKRKQAISCQSDISVSIKVSDRNNDQVKEGKLLSSGSRNTLEDQLKKVHSDIKTLENRKFQLSVYQDESVREVDSLNSRVQELESQLSKENEEYKRITSRIRKFVRMYNHNLELQDELKRSQVRLQRFGDHLFTDISRIGASEEDLTVDIVSNGENTGFPPITKLSLEQNGGSPCRKRLHVERDSVEELKQDKSKVGHLVETERSGKRSRWSLSAKTNDKDCEEAPGNGIEVTRHLDLEGKYKKGIWNSSNNIHSEKPKESRIEVPSTSMAAHVFDEEVDIEHDNGADIIENAKTENENGVEFHAKGIPHMLIPDSIPRSNYSQFEGKRENVDVDGLNEEAAGAHMN; encoded by the exons ATGGGAGGCACTAACACTATTCATTATTATGTTTCTCTTGTTATTTCAGCTAATG GAAGGAAAGACTATTTAGGTAATGACTTGAGGGATAAACTTGACAGAAGGCAATCACCTCCAAGATATTCACCAGCTCGTGACGCAAGAGGTCGACAGACTATTCGTG AATACAGTCCACCGAGGTCTCCAGACAAAAGAAG TGACAGAAGACATAAGAGAAAACAGGCCATCAGTTGCCAAAGTGATATATCTGTAAGTATAAAAGTCTCTGATAGAAATAATGATCAAGTTAAAGAAGGGAAGCTGCTTTCTTCTGGTTCTAGAAATACTCTTGAAGATCAG CTGAAGAAAGTACATTCTGATATCAAAACTCTTGAGAACCGAAAATTCCAATTGTCG GTCTACCAAGATGAGAGTGTTCGAGAGGTGGATAGCCTTAATTCTAGAGTTCAGGAGCTTGAGTCTCAGTTAAGCAAGGAGAACGAAGAGTATAAAAG AATTACTTCAAGAATAAGGAAGTTTGTTCGAATGTATAATCATAATTTGGAGTTGCAAGATGAACTGAAGAG ATCACAGGTTCGACTCCAAAGGTTTGGAGACCACCTTTTCACAGACATTTCTAGAATTGGTGCTAGTGAGGAAGATTTAACTGTTGATATTGTAAGCAATGGTGAGAATACTGGTTTTCCTCCAATTACTAAACTTAGTTTGGAGCAGAATGGCGGATCTCCCTGCAGAAAAAGGCTGCATGTGGAACGAGATTCTGTGGAAGAGTTAAAACAAG ATAAATCAAAAGTCGGCCATTTGGTTGAAACAGAAAGAAGTGGGAAGCGTTCTCGATGGAGTTTGTCTGCTAAAACAAACGATAAGGATTGTGAGGAGGCACCAGGCAATGGAATTGAAGTTACTAGACACCTAGATCTTGAAGGAAAATATAAGAAAGGAATATGGAATTCTTCAAACAATATTCATTCAGAAAAG CCAAAGGAATCCAGGATTGAAGTGCCGTCAACCAGCATGGCAGCTCATGTGTTCGATGAGGAAGTTGATATTGAACACGATAACGGAGCGGATATCATTGAAAATGCAAAGACAGAAAATGAGAATGGAGTGGAGTTCCATGCAAAGGGAATACCTCACATGCTTATCCCAGATTCGATTCCCCGTAGCAATTATTCGCAG TTTGAGGGTAAACGCGAGAATGTGGATGTGGATGGTCTTAATGAAGAGGCAGCAGGAGCACATATGAACTAA